The Neisseria animaloris genome segment CCCCGCACCTCGTGCGCTACCACTATTTCGAGCCGCATTGGGAGCAGAAACGCGGCGAAGTCGTCGCCAGCGAGCGCGTTACCCTCTACGGGCTGACCGTGCTGCCGCGCCGCCCTGTTGCCTACGGCAAAGTCGCCCCCGAAGAAGCCCGCGAAATCTTTATCCGCAGCGCACTGGTGACGCAGGAATGCAATCTTCAGACGGCCTTTTTTATTCACAACAAAAAACTGATTAAAGAAATCAGCGAGTTGGAACACAAATCGCGCAAGCAGGATGTGTTGGTGGACGAAGAAGCCTTGTTTGAGTTTTACAACCAGCGTTTACCGCAGTTTTACGAGCCGTCTGAAAAGGCGGAAAACGTAGGCCGGATTCCAGAATCCGACAACGCGGCAGAAACAAAGGCAGTAAATACAATGTCGGATACCAGTATCCGACCTACTCAAAATACCCCTGTTTCAGACGGCCTTTCAGGTAGCCCGCATCACACAGGCCGTCTGAAAAAACCATTGCCCCTTGCCGACATCCGCACCTTCCAAAGCTGGCTCAAAACCGCCGAGCGCGACAACCCGCGCCTGCTCTTCCTCACCCGCGAAGACCTCATGCAGCACGCCGCCGCGCACATCACTGAAGAGCAGTTTCCGCCACATTGGAAAAACGCCGACGGCAAATTCAAACTCAGCTACCGCTTCGAGCCGCACCACCCACTCGACGGCGTAACCCTCACCCTGCCGCTTACCGTGCTCAACCGCCTCCACGCCCCCGCGCTCGAATGGCTCGTGCCCGGCATGTTGCGCGAAAAACTGCAACTGCTTATCAAAGCCCTGCCCAAACAAATCCGCCGCATCTGCGTGCCCGTGCCCGACTTCATCACACAATTTTTAGAAAGCAACCCCAACCGCCAAGAGCCGATCATCCCCCAGCTTGCCCGCTTTATCGCCAAAACCGCCGGCGACATGCGTCTGCTCGAGCAAATCGACCAAGACGAATGGAGCGCGTTCAAACTACCCGAGCATTGCTATTTCAACCTGCGCATCATCGACGACGGCGGCCAAGAGCTTGCCACCGGCCGCGATTTAGCCAAACTCCAGCAAGAACTCGGCCAAGCCGCCGCCGTAACCTTCCGCGACAACACCCAAGAATTCGAGCGCGACAACCTCACCAACTGGGACATCGGCACGCTACCTGAAAGCATCAAATTCGCCCGCGGCAAACAACAGCTCACCGGCTACCTCGGTCTGCAAAAAGAAAAAAACAACACCATCGCCCTGCGCCTTTTCGACACCCCCGAAGCCGCCGAACAAGCCCACCGCCAAGGCGTGATCGCCCTCATGCAGCTCCAGCTCAAAGAGCACATGAAAGAGCTGGGCAAAGGCATCCAAGGCTTCACCCAAGCCGCCATGCTGCTCAAACACATCCCCGCCGACGCCCTGCGCGACGACCTCACCGCCGCCATCTGCGACCGCGCCTTTATCGGCGACGACGAACTGCCCCGCAGCGAAAAAGCCTTTAAAGAACAAATCAAACGCGCCCGCAGCCGCCTGCCCGCCGTCAAAGAAGCCATGAGCCGCTACCTGCAAGACACCGCCGCCGCCTACGCCGAACTCAACGGCAAACTCGGCAAACACCCGCTCACCCACCTGCTGCGCGAACGCACCCAAACCCTGCTGTCCGCCGGATTCGCCGGCCGCACCCCCTGGAGCCAATGGCCGCGCCTACCTATCTATTTGAAAGCAATGGTGTTGAGAATGGAAAAATATTCCGGCAACCCCGCCCGCGATGCCGCACGCGAAGCCGATATTCAAGAATTGGAGCAGATGTGGCGGGAAAAAGTGGAATCTCTAACCAAACAAAACCAACCCGTTTCAGACGGCCTGAAGATGTTCAAATGGCAAATAGAAGAACTGCGCGTGTCGCTGTTTGCACAGGAATTGAAGACACCGTATCCGGTGTCGGTGAAGAGGTTGGTGAAGGAGTGGGAAAGTTTGAAATAAAATCATAAATTTTTAACTATTACTTTATGGGGTTATCAAATAATGTTGAAATCTATCACTTTACAAGATACTGCTACCTATCAATTAGCTACTATTGATAATTTAGCTCAAATCAATTTTTTCTATGGTGCAAATGGAAGTGGGAAAACCACTATTAGTAAAGTTATTGCTAATCCTGCACAATTTACAAACTGTTCATTAATATGGGAAAACGGAAATTCATTACAATCAATGGTATACAATCATGATTTTGTGAGTAGAAATTTTAATTTCGATCAATGCGCAGAGTTAAAAGGAATTTTTACTCTTGGTGAAGACCAAGTAGATGCTGAAAAAAAGATAAATGTAGCCAAACAAGAATACGAAAAAATTCAGAAAAATATCGATAGTGACAAAAAATCAAAAGAACAAAAAGAAATTGAAAAACAGAATTTAGAGAAAAATTTTAAAGAAACCGTATGGGAGTTAAAAAATAAATATGCAAGCTGCTTTCAAGAAATATTTACTGGATTGATGAGCAGTAAAGAAAAATTTAAGAATAAAGTCTTAAAAGAATATGAACAGAATAAAAATAATATGCAAGCTAATAACCTGCAAATTGATGATTTAAAAAAACAATATATCACTTTATTTCAGTCAGATTTAAAGTCAGAAATTGAACTTTCATCTATTAGTGTTGAATTTCTGATTGATTGCGAAACTAACCCTATTCTACAAAAGAAAATTATAGGTAGTGCTGATGTTAATATTTCAACTCTAATTGCAGAACTCGGCAATAGTGATTGGGTGCGTAAAGGGATTAGTTTTTTTAAAGTAAGTAATAATATTTGTCCATTTTGCCAGCAGCAGGTTCAAGAAAATCTAAAAAATCAAATTGAAATTTATTTTGATGAAGCTTTCTTAAAGGATAGTCAAGCTATCATTGATATAAAAGAACAATACGAAGAAGAAATTAAAATCTTGAATGAAACATTAGAATCTCTAATTAAATCAAATCCTAAATTTCTAGATATAGAAAAGTTGCAACAAGAGCAAAAAATAATTTCAGAACGATTAAGTAATAATCTTAGGATACTAAATGAAAAGGTTAATGAGCCTAGCAGAAGTCTAAAAATAAATCCAATTGGTGATGTGATCAACCAGATTAATGAATTAATTATTGAGGCTAATGAAAAAATTAATGAGCATAATAACATTGTTATCAATTCGGAAAATGAAAAGAAAAAATTGAATAGTGAAATTTGGTTATTTATCATAAAAGAAATTCAATCAGAAATTGAGAAATATAATAAGAGTGTTAAAGGTTTTAGTGATGGAATTTCTAGCTTAATTACCAAAATATCGGAAAAAGAAGATGAAAAAACTAAGAAAGAACATGAAATTAAAGAGTTGGCTGTAAAATTAACTAGCATTCAACCAACAGTTGATGGAATTAACTCAATGCTTAGAAATTTTGGTTTTAATGGATTTAGTCTCAAAATTTCTGACAATAAGAGAGGCTATCAGTTAATCCGAAATACCGGAGAGATAGCTAAAAATTTAAGTGAGGGGGAAAAGACTTTTATTACTTTTCTATATTTTTATCACCTCTTGCGAGGAGGTACCGACGATAACGGCATTACAGCTGATAGAGTAGTGGTATTTGATGACCCTATTTCAAGTCTAGATAGT includes the following:
- a CDS encoding AAA family ATPase; this encodes MLKSITLQDTATYQLATIDNLAQINFFYGANGSGKTTISKVIANPAQFTNCSLIWENGNSLQSMVYNHDFVSRNFNFDQCAELKGIFTLGEDQVDAEKKINVAKQEYEKIQKNIDSDKKSKEQKEIEKQNLEKNFKETVWELKNKYASCFQEIFTGLMSSKEKFKNKVLKEYEQNKNNMQANNLQIDDLKKQYITLFQSDLKSEIELSSISVEFLIDCETNPILQKKIIGSADVNISTLIAELGNSDWVRKGISFFKVSNNICPFCQQQVQENLKNQIEIYFDEAFLKDSQAIIDIKEQYEEEIKILNETLESLIKSNPKFLDIEKLQQEQKIISERLSNNLRILNEKVNEPSRSLKINPIGDVINQINELIIEANEKINEHNNIVINSENEKKKLNSEIWLFIIKEIQSEIEKYNKSVKGFSDGISSLITKISEKEDEKTKKEHEIKELAVKLTSIQPTVDGINSMLRNFGFNGFSLKISDNKRGYQLIRNTGEIAKNLSEGEKTFITFLYFYHLLRGGTDDNGITADRVVVFDDPISSLDSDILFIVSTLIRNLLLDAENGNGYIKQIFVLTHNVYFYKEITFVKRIPNHRKLKTYKPWKKKFWIIRKHNMLSTIEGYDDRNPINTSYELLWSEVRKQDLSNHNLPNTMRRILENYFHIWGGVELDELPQKFSDIQEQRLCEMLLYWANAGSHSLDDEQYFAMNDDTIRKFLDVFKKIFIETQQIAHYEMMMK